TCGTTTACCGCCGGATCCGGCACGTCGCCGCCAGCGGGGACGTAATAATTGTGCAGGGTAATGCCGTCGATCCGCGCCGCGACGTGGCGCGGCCCGTCGTGATCGTGGAACAGCCGGCGGCCCGCATCCTCGAGCGGGATCCGGGAGCAGATCGCGACGCCGTGGTGCCCCTTCGCACCGTGGATGACCTGGTGCCGGAGGCCGAGTGCCGCGAGCTCTGCGCGCGGAAACTTCTCGTCGGACACCTTGGTTTCCTGAAGGCACAGCACGTCGATCGGCCGTTCCTGGAGCAGGCGCGCGATCTGCGGCAGCCGAAGCCGGACGGAATTGATGTTCCACGTGGCGAGTGTCAGCGGCATGAGGCTTCTCCTGCCACGCGCCGGCGGCCTTCGCCAAGTCAAAAAAACGCCCGGAGACTTGATCCGGGCGTTGAGGGTGATCCGGCCCGCGAACGGCGTCAGGGGGACATCGGCCGCTGCTGGCTTCCGGGGCCTTCGCAGCCTGTCGGGCAGTTCCGTCCGGCAGGGGGAAGGGACGGATTCGCGAGACCTGGAAGCGGTCCGGTGCGCCGGTCGCCGGATATGCACGCCAGCCTGCGCCCATGTCCGGCGCGGACAAAGCCCGTATGACTACTCAGGGAGGGCTGGCCCTACCGCGGCAGTCCCTGGATTCGCCCGCCCGCGTAATCGTCGGCACCCGCCAGGATGGCCTTGCGGGCCAGCGCGATCAGCTCGTCCACCTCGGCATGGCTGATGACGAACGGCGGCGACAGGATCAGCGTATCGCCGACCGCGCGCATGATCAGCCCGTTGGCTGTCGCATGGTTGCGCACCGCCAGCCCCATGCGGCCCAGCGGATCGAAGAAGCGCCGCGGCTCCGTCTCCCGCACGAGTTCGATGGCGCCGAGCAGGCCGACACCCCGGATCTCGCCGACGTGCGGCAGGCCGGACAGCGTGCGCAACTGTTCCTGGAAATAAGGGCCGATGTCGTCGCGCACCCGTTCGACAAGGCCCTCCCGTTCGATCACCTCGAGATTGGCGAGCGCCACCGCCGCCGTCACCGGGTGCCCCGAATAGGTATAGCCGTGCGCGACCTCCGTGCCTGCGTTGCGCACCGCATCGGCGACCTTCGGGCCCATGACCGTGGCCGACATGGGCACGTAACCCGAGGTCAGCCCCTTGGCCATGGTCATGATGTCGGGCTGAATGTCGAACAATTGCGACCCGAACCAGTGCCCGGTGCGCCCGAAGCCGGAGACGACCTCGTCCGCGATCAGCAGGATGTCGTGCTCGGCGCAGAGGCGCTGAACCTCGGGCCAATAGGTGTCCGGCGGGATCAGCAGGCCGCCCGCGCCCTGGATCGGCTCGGCGATCATGGTCCCGATCTTGCCCGGACCCGCGGCCTCTATCGCCTTCTCGATCTGGCGGGCGGCCGTCAGTCCGAACTCATCCGGCGACATGCCGCCCTCGATTCCGGGGCCATACCAGTAGGGCGCCATCATCCGCAGCGTCGGTATTACCGGGTTGCCGAACTGCGCGTACATGGGCTCAAGACCGGAGACGCTGGCAGCGGCAAGCGTCACGCCGTGGTAGGCCCGCACCCGCGCGACGACCCATTGCCGGTTCGGCTCGCCCCGCGCTGTCCAGTAGAACCGGGCCATCTTCAGCGCGGTGTCGTTCGCCTCCGACCCCGATCCGGCGAACATGACATAGTCGAGCCCTTTGGGCGTCTTCTCGGCGATCCGGGCCGCAAGTTCCGTCGCGTAAGGATGGCTGCACTGGAAGAAGGTGTTGTAGTAGCTGAGGTCGCGCATGGTCCTGGCCGCGGCCTCGACCAGTTCCTCCCGGCCATACCCGACCTGTACGCACCACAGCCCGGCCATACCGTCGAGGTAGCGCCGCCCCTCGGAATCCCAAAGGTAGCACCCCTTGGCGCGGGTGAAGATCCGCGCGCCCTGTGCGGCCAGCGCGGCCTGATCGCTGAACGGATGCATGTGGTGGCGCGCGTCGAGTGCGCGCAGACGTGCGGTTTCCTGCGGTGTCAGAACGGTGTCGTTGGGTGGCATGACGGTCATCGGTGTCTCCTGGCCGGGGTGGGGGCGGGCACGCATGGCCCGCGGGCAAGGCGGCGGAGACAGGCGTCAGGGATTGTAGCCGATGCGGGCGCACAGGATCATCAGCACACGCTTGGCGCGCACACGCGGAAGGCGATCCCTGAAGAGCCCGTACGACATGCGCGAAAGCATAGCGCAGGCTTTCGCCGCCGCGCCAGACCCTGCCGCGCCGTGGCGGCTGCCAGGGCGATCAGGGACTGAGCCGGTAGCCGCCTTCTTCCGTGATGAGGAGGCGCGCGTTCGACGGGTCCGTCTCGATCTTCTGGCGCAGGCGGTAGACGTGGGTCTCCAGCGTGTGCGTCGTGACCGCGGCGTTGTAGCCCCACACCTCCGCCAGCAGCACCTCGCGGCTGACCGGCCGGCCCGCGCGGTAGAGATAGCGCAGGATGGAGGTCTCCTTGTCGGTCAGGCGGATCTTCTGCTTGCCGTCCTCGGTCACCAGCAGCTTCTGCGCCGGCTTGAAGGTGTAGGGCCCGATCGGGAAGACAGCGTCCTCGGAGGTTTCGTGCTGGCGCAACTGCGCCCGGATGCGGGCGAGGAGGACAGCGAAGCGAAACGGCTTGGTCACATAGTCGTTCGCCCCGGATTCGAGGCCGAGGATCGTGTCCGCATCGGAATCGGCGCCGGTCAGCATGACGATGGGCGCGCGGACGCCCGCCTTGCGCATCAGCTTGCAGACCTCGCGGCCATCCATGTCCGGAAGGCCTACGTCGAGCAGGATCAGGTCGACGTGGTTCGCCTTCACCCAGGCCAGCGCGTCGTGCCCGCTGCCGGCCTGGGCGGTGGAGAACTCGTCGTGCAGGTCGAGCTGCTCGGCCAGTTGTTCGCGCAAATTCGCTTCGTCGTCGACCAGAAGCAGCTTGCGTGCCGTCATGCCCCGTCGTCTCCCTCGCCCTGACAGCCGTGCGCGCGAGTCATGCGCGCCGTCCAAAGATGATCTATTATAACAGTTCAGATCGCGCCACGCGGCGCAGCGCCCCGTGCCCTGAGGATGTTCCGTGCATGAGTGACAGTTTCAAGCCCACCGCGATTGCCCGTGCCGAACGGGCAGGCGCCGACCTGCGGCGCGGATTGCCCGCGATCGTCGCGGTTTCGGGGGGTGATTTCCTCGTGCTCGCGGCCGAGAAGGCAGATTCTGCCACGCTTTCACGTTTGCGTGAGCGCACAGGACCCCTCTTCCTCGCGCTGACGCCGGAGCGGGCCGACACGCTCAAGATCCGCCGCTACAGCGAAGGCGCAGTGCTGGTTCCCGTGACGCCTGAGACGGGGCTCGACGACATTGCAGCAGCGGTCGATCCGGCCGACGATCTCGACCATCCGCTGAAGGGGCCCTACCTCGCCGAACGCGATCCGGGCGCCGCGCGGGATGCTGCCGTGGCGGGCTTCGCGCTGGCCAAGCGCATGCGGCTTCTCCCGGCATTGCTGCTGCAACCCATCGCGCAGGACGATCCGCTGCGCGCCGACCTGCTGTCGGTCAGTGCCGGCGATGTCGCCGAGGCAGCGCGCGAGGACTGGGAAGGGTTGGAGCGTGTCGTCTCGGCGCGCTTGCCGCTCGATGCGGCGGAGAACGCGCGGATCGTTGCCTATCGCCCCCACGGCAGCGCCGGGCAGGAGCATTTCGCGATCGTCGTGGGCGACATCGATGCGAGCAAGCCGGTTCTCGTCCGCCTGCATTCGGAGTGCTTCACCGGCGATCTGCTCGGCTCGCTCAAGTGCGACTGCGGGCCGCAATTGCGCGGCGCGCTGGCCCGGATCGGGCGCGAGGGGGCGGGCATCGTTCTCTATCTCGCGCAGGAAGGACGCGGCATCGGGCTGCTGAACAAGCTGCGCGCCTATCATCTGCAGGACCAGGGCTTCGACACGGTGGAGGCGAACGTCCGGTTGGGCTTCGGCATCGACGAGCGGCATTTCGCGCTGGCCGCGCGGATGCTGCGCGATCTGGGCGTCGCTCGGGTGCGGCTTCTGACCAACAACCCCGGGAAGGTGGCGGGACTCGAGGCAGAGGGAATCGCGGTCGAGGGGCGCGTGCCGCTGGTCTTCACGCCCAACCCGCACAACGAGGATTATCTGCGCACCAAGGCGCTGAAGACGGGGCATCTCTTCTGATGCGGCTGGTGGTCGCGCCGGATGGGCGTGCACGCTTCGGGTCCTGGGAGATGCGTTGCGCCATCGGCCGGGGCGGCGTGGTTGCGGACAAGCACGAGGGCGACGGCGCAACGCCCGCCGGGATCGTGCATCCGGTGGCTGTGCTCTACCGGTCGGGCCGGGTCATACCTCCCGCGACGGCTCTGCCGCTCACTCCGATCCGTCCGGGCGACGGCTGGTGCGACGCGCCGGGCGATCCCGCCTACAACGGGCCCGTGCGCCATCCCTACCGGGCGGGCGCGGAGCACCTCTGGCGCGCCGATCATCTGTACGACCTCGTGGTGGTGACCGACCACAATCGCGACCCGGCCATACCGGGGGCGGGCAGCGCGGTCTTCCTGCACCTTGCGCGGCCCGGTTACGCGCCGACCGAGGGGTGCATCGCCTTTGCACGCGCGGATCTCAGGCGGCTCGTCTCGCGGCTCACGCCGGAGACCGGGATCGAGGTTCTTCCGGGGTAGGGCGGCGGAGGACTACCGGCCCTCCCGGGTCAGGCCGCGCTCGGCGATCTTCTCCAGATAGGTGGACCAGAGCCGGTCGCGCTCCCGGTCGAGTTCCAGCAGGTAGTCCCAGCTGAAGATGCCGGTGTCGTGCCCGTCGTCGAACAGGATCCGGATCGCGTAATTGCCGACGGGCTCGATGCCGGTGATGCCGACGTTCTTCTTGCCGCCGATCCACTGCCGCTGGCTGGCGCTGTGGCCCTTCACCTCCGCGCTCGGGCTTTCCACGCGCAGGTATTCGGCGGTGAATTCCCGCTCGACCGTGTCGCTGAACAGGACGACCAAGGCCCGGGATGCCCGGTCATACCGGATCTCTTCGGGGTAGATCTCGTCGGTCCCGGTCATCGGCCGGCCTCCGTATCCTCCAGGCTTTCCGCCTCGTCCGGCAGAAGGATCGGGATTCCGTCCCGGATCGGGAAGGCGAGGCCCGCACGCCGGCTGATCAGGCGCTGGCCCTCCCGGTCATACTCGAGCGGCCCCTTGGTGAGCGGGCAGACGAGGATTTCGAGAAGCTTCGGGTCCACCTGGTGGGTGCGCTCGGTCATCGGGCTCCTGTCCTAGTTCATGCCGCCGGCGCGGCCTGCGGCGGCGAGTTCGAGAAGGGCCAGAAGGGCGTCGGCCCGCTCGGTCAGGGTCGGCGCCTGAAGAAGCGCCTGTTTCTCCTGCGGCTCGAAGGGCAGAAGCATCGCCAGCGTGTTCACCAGAGATTCCGCCGGCGCGCCCTCGATCGAGCCCCAGTCGGCGTCGAGCCGGTTGGCCTGCAGATAGGCGTTCAGCGCCTTCAGGAACCGTGGCCGGTTGGAGATGTCGCCGTCGTCCTCGCCGAGATCGCGCAGGAAGTCGTCATACTCCGGTACGACCTGGCGGTAGGGCGTGTCGACCGCCAGTTCCCGGCCCAGCCGGAACCGGCACACACCCGTCAGCGTGATCAGGTAGCGCCCATCGCCCGTTTCGGAAAACTGCGTCAGGCGCCCCAGGCAACCCACCCGATAGAGGTCGGGCGCTTCGGCATCTGCGGCCGGGCAGGGCGTGGGCTGGACCATGGCGATCACCCGGTCGCCGCCAAGGGCGTCGTTGACCATGGCGAGATAGCGCGGCTCGAAGATGTTGAGCGGCAGTCGCCCGCGCGGCAGGAGCAGGGCGCCGGTCAATGGAAAGACCGGCACGCGCGCCGGCAGGTCCGCAAGCGTGCGGTAGGCCTCCGTTCGCCGCTGTCCCTGCCGCGCGCCGCTCATCACGCAAACAGGATCGAGGAGAGCCGCATCCGGCCCTTCTGGGTGAGCGGGTCCTTCGGGCCGAACGCCTCGAAGAGTTCCAGCAGCCGCGTGCGTGCCGCGCCCTCGTTCCATTCCCGGTCGCGCCGGACAATCTCCAGCAGATGGGTCACCGCGTCCTCCCGGTCGCCCAGCGCGAGCAGGGCGGTGGCGAGGTCGAAGCGCGCCTGGTGATCGTTCGGATCGCGCTCGACCCGGGCCGCCAGGTCGCGCGGATCGCCTGCCTTGTGCGCCTGCTCGGCCAGTTGCAGCGCGGCTCTCGCCCCCTGGATCGCGGGGTCGTCCGCGGCGTCTTCCGGCGCCGTGTCCAGCATCTCGCGCGCACGGTCGGTCTCGCCGAGCTTCAGGTAGCACCGCGCAAGCCCGCCGATGGCGCGCAGATTCTTCTGGTCGTGCTGAAGAACGCGGGCAAAGAGCTGGGCGGCCTGCTCCGGCTGGCTTGCCATCGCCGCTTCGGCCGCATCGAGCGCCTGCTCGACAGGATCGGGGCCGGAGGGGCCGACGAGGCTGTCGATGAACGCCTTCACCTGGCTTTCGGGCAGCGCGCCCATGAAACCGTCGACCGGCTGTCCGTTCTGGAAGGCGTACACGGCCGGGATCGACTGGATGCGCATCTGCTGTGCCAGCATCTGGTTCTCGTCGATGTTGATCTTGACGAGCCGCACCTTGCCGCCCGCCTGCTTGACCGCCTTCTCGAGGACCGGGGTCAACTGCTTGCAGGGGCCGCACCAGGGCGCCCAGAAATCCACGAGCACGACCGCGTGGCGCGATGCCTCCAGCACGTCGCGCGCAAAGGTCTCGGCGGTCGCGTCCTTGATCAGCGCCGCCTCGCCGGACGCCTCGCCGCCCGGCCCGCCATCGCGCTGTCCGCTGAAGCCGCCGCCGAATGAGAGTGCCATTGCCGTCTCTCCGTATTCCGTTCGTGATGAAAGATGGGGCGCACGGCAGGCCCTGCCAAGGCGCCCGGGGCGATCAGTCCGTCTCCGCGTCCTTCAGGCTCATGATGTGCGGCGCATGTCCGTTCTCCGCGACGAACCGGACAAGATCGTCAGCGGACATGGTGAGGGTCGCCTCGTTGTGGAGGGGGTGCACGTTGACGGTACCTTGCGCCAGCAGATCGGCATCGAGCACCAGATCGACAAGCCCCTCCCTGTCGTTGACCACCGCAAGCGGCGTCACCGAGCCGGGTTTGACGCCCAGCACCTCTTCCAGCAGCTCCGGCTTGCCGAACGAGAGACGGGCAGAGCCGATCAGCCGTTCCAGCGCCTTCATGCGGATCGGCCGGTCCTCCAGCGTCGTGACCAGGTAAATGCGGCCCTTCTTGTCCTTGAGGAAGAGGTTTTTCGTGTGCGCGCCCGGTATATCGCCGCGCAGGGTCTGGCTGTCCTCTACCGTGAACAGCGGCGGATGCCTGTGGTGGGTGACGGTGATGCCGAGACCGGAAAGGCGCGCGAGAAGCGCCTGCTCGTCGAGGGGGGCGTCCTGTTGCGTGCTCATCGTCCCTGCTCCAGCCAGCCGTGCCGCCTGCCGCTTTGCCTTGCGGCGCGCGCGACCCTAGTGCGCATCGCCGCGGGAGGAAAGAGCCGAGCCCGCGGTGCCTGTTGCGTCCTGCGCCCGCGCAACGCATTTCCTGCGAGAAGGGGCTTGCATGTCACCGCGCTTTTCGGCATAACCCCGCCTCGCGCCGGGATACTCCACCGGTGCTGGCCGGACAACGGTCTTGAGCGGGCGTAGCTCAGGGGTAGAGCACAACCTTGCCAAGGTTGGGGTCGTGAGTTCGAATCTCATCGCCCGCTCCATTATTCCCGGATCAGGATCGCGGGCCGCGCCGACGCGGCCCTTTTCATTTCCGGCGCGCCGGTTTGCCTTTCCGAAACGTCATTCGTGCCTAGATTCCTGCGAATCATGAGATGCTTGGCCTATCCGCGCGCTGTTGCGGGCGGCCAGTGGGAGAACAGGCGGATGGTCCTTCCGTCCAAGCGGGTGCACCAGGTTGCGGCGTTGCCCTTCGTATGCTTCGGCGACGAGGTGGAAGTGCTGCTCGTGACGTCGCGCCGGCGCGGACGCTGGGTGCTTCCCAAGGGCTGGACTGCCGCGCGGCTCGGATCGGCGGCGTCTGCGGCGCGGGAGGCGCGCCAGGAAGCGGGCGTCGTCGGTTCCGTTGCCGAGACCCCGATCGGAAGCTACGCCTATGAGAAGGTCATGCGTCAGGGCTATGCGGTTCCTGCGCATGTTGGCGTCTATCCGCTGCAGGTCGAGGAACATCGCCTGAAGTGGCGCGAGCGCAAGGAGCGCAAGCTGCGCTGGGTCCGGCTGTCAGAAGCGGCCCAGATGGTGGACGATCCCGAGCTGCGGGAACTCCTTTCCTCGCTGGTGCCGGATGCGGCCAGGCGCCTGCGCGCGCACATGGATCTCCGCGCGCCCCGGGCTGTCTCGCGGGCTCCGGGCCGCGGCGCGGTTGCCTCTCTGCTTGACTTTCTGGGTCTGGACGTGACCCCCTCTGCCGGAACGACAACCGGCAGGAAATAGGCGGGGCCTTCCTTGAGCACGACGCATGGCGAAACGCGGCGCGACAGGGCCCGCGATCCCGGTGACGCATTGAAGAAGCCGTCGCTGGACAAGGATCTCGAGAAACTCGTCCACGTCGAGGCGGCGACCCGGACACTGGCGGGAAGCTTCGCGGCGCCTGCTCTGGCGCTTCTGTTCCTTGGCTGTTCGGGCGTGCTCGCCGGCGTCTATTCGGGCGTCAGCACCGATGCCGCGCTCGTCATCTTCGCCGCGATCCTCGGCGGCTACATGGCGCTGAACATCGGCGCCAACGATGTTGCCAACAATGTCGGACCCGCCGTCGGCGCCCGTGCGCTGACCATGACCGGTGCCCTTCTGATCGCGGCGGTCTTCGAGAGCGCGGGCGCGCTCCTTGCTGGCGGCGATGTCGTCTCGACCATCTCCAAGGGGATCATCGACCCGGCGCGGGTTGCGGACAGCCAGACATTCATCTGGGCCATGATGGCGGCCCTTGTCTCCTCCGCGCTGTGGGTCAATCTGGCAACCTGGGTCGGGGCGCCCGTGTCGACGACGCACGCGGTCGTCGGCGGTGTCGCGGGGGCCGGGATCGCGGCGGCCGGCTGGAGCCTCGTCAACTGGCCCACCATGGGCGCGATCGCTGCCAGCTGGGTGATCTCGCCCGTACTGGGCGGCGTGATCGCCGCGCTCTTCCTCGCCTTCATCAAGGTCAACCTGATCTACCGGGAGGACAAGATCGCCGCTGCGCGCAAGTGGATCCCGCTGCTGGTGGCGATCATGGCGGGGGCGTTCGCCTGGTACTTGTCGATCAAGGGCTTCCAGAAGATCTGGCGGCCGGACACGACGACGATCACGCTTGTCACGATCGGTACCTTCGCGGGTGTCTGGGCGCTCATGCGGCCACTGATCCGGCGGCAGTCGCGGGGCATGGAGAACCGCAACCAGTCACTGCGCCGGCTGTTCCGGATTCCGCTGATCTTCTCTGCCGCGCTCCTGTCCTTCGCGCACGGGGCGAACGATGTCGCGAACGCGGTCGCACCGCTGGCTGCCATCCTGCACAGCGTGCAGTTCGGCGACGTGGCGGCCAAGGTGGCGATCCCCATGTGGGTGATGCTGATCGGCGCCTTCGGCATCAGCCTTGGCCTCTTTCTCTATGGGCCCAAGCTGATCCGGATGGTCGGCGCGCAGATCACCAAGATGAACCCGATGCGCGCGTATTGCGTGGCCTTGTCGGCGGCGGTCACCGTGATCGTCGCGTCATGGCTCGGCCTGCCGGTCAGCTCGACGCACATTGCGGTCGGCGCGGTGTTCGGCGTGGGTTTCTTCCGAGAGTACTACACGCGGCGCAGCAAGCGCCGGCGTGAACTGGTGCGCCGCAACTCCGACCCGCTGCCGGACATTCCGGAGGACGAGATGATGAGCCGCAAGCTCGTGCGCCGGGCCCATTTCCTGACGGTGGTGGCGGCATGGGTGGTGACGGTCCCGGCTTCGGCACTGCTTGCCGCCGTGGTGTTCTGGGGCCTCACGACCTTCGTTCCCGCGTTCTGAGAGGCTTGCCCACCCGCAATGCCGCGTGCTTCCCTCGACGTCCGGTTCCGTGACAGGGGAGGCAGCGCGCCGCCATGATCCGCACCCGCCTGACCGAGCGCTTCGGTCTCGACCACCCGATCGTGTCTGCGCCCATGGCGCTCGTCTCCGGCGGCCGCCTGGCGGCAGCCGTCAGCAACGCCGGCGGCCTCGGCCTGATCGGCGGCGGCTATGCCGGGATGCTGGGCGGCGAGCCCGATCTCGGTGCCGAATTCGCAGCCGCGGGCAATGCCCGCGTCGGGGTCGGGTTCATCGTGTGGGCGCTCGATCGCGCGCCGTCGCTGCTCGACGAGGCGCTGATGCACCGGCCCCGCTGCCTGTTCCTTTCCTTCGGGGACGCCCGGCCTTTTGCCCGCAAGGCCGAAGACGCCGGCGTTCCGGTGATCTGCCAGGTGCAGACGCTGGCGCAGGCGGAGGAGGCGCTCGATCTCGGCGCCGCGGCGGTCGTCG
This is a stretch of genomic DNA from Futiania mangrovi. It encodes these proteins:
- a CDS encoding inorganic phosphate transporter; translated protein: MSTTHGETRRDRARDPGDALKKPSLDKDLEKLVHVEAATRTLAGSFAAPALALLFLGCSGVLAGVYSGVSTDAALVIFAAILGGYMALNIGANDVANNVGPAVGARALTMTGALLIAAVFESAGALLAGGDVVSTISKGIIDPARVADSQTFIWAMMAALVSSALWVNLATWVGAPVSTTHAVVGGVAGAGIAAAGWSLVNWPTMGAIAASWVISPVLGGVIAALFLAFIKVNLIYREDKIAAARKWIPLLVAIMAGAFAWYLSIKGFQKIWRPDTTTITLVTIGTFAGVWALMRPLIRRQSRGMENRNQSLRRLFRIPLIFSAALLSFAHGANDVANAVAPLAAILHSVQFGDVAAKVAIPMWVMLIGAFGISLGLFLYGPKLIRMVGAQITKMNPMRAYCVALSAAVTVIVASWLGLPVSSTHIAVGAVFGVGFFREYYTRRSKRRRELVRRNSDPLPDIPEDEMMSRKLVRRAHFLTVVAAWVVTVPASALLAAVVFWGLTTFVPAF
- the trxA gene encoding thioredoxin, with protein sequence MALSFGGGFSGQRDGGPGGEASGEAALIKDATAETFARDVLEASRHAVVLVDFWAPWCGPCKQLTPVLEKAVKQAGGKVRLVKINIDENQMLAQQMRIQSIPAVYAFQNGQPVDGFMGALPESQVKAFIDSLVGPSGPDPVEQALDAAEAAMASQPEQAAQLFARVLQHDQKNLRAIGGLARCYLKLGETDRAREMLDTAPEDAADDPAIQGARAALQLAEQAHKAGDPRDLAARVERDPNDHQARFDLATALLALGDREDAVTHLLEIVRRDREWNEGAARTRLLELFEAFGPKDPLTQKGRMRLSSILFA
- a CDS encoding NUDIX hydrolase, with protein sequence MAYPRAVAGGQWENRRMVLPSKRVHQVAALPFVCFGDEVEVLLVTSRRRGRWVLPKGWTAARLGSAASAAREARQEAGVVGSVAETPIGSYAYEKVMRQGYAVPAHVGVYPLQVEEHRLKWRERKERKLRWVRLSEAAQMVDDPELRELLSSLVPDAARRLRAHMDLRAPRAVSRAPGRGAVASLLDFLGLDVTPSAGTTTGRK
- a CDS encoding DUF971 domain-containing protein; translated protein: MTGTDEIYPEEIRYDRASRALVVLFSDTVEREFTAEYLRVESPSAEVKGHSASQRQWIGGKKNVGITGIEPVGNYAIRILFDDGHDTGIFSWDYLLELDRERDRLWSTYLEKIAERGLTREGR
- a CDS encoding response regulator transcription factor, with product MTARKLLLVDDEANLREQLAEQLDLHDEFSTAQAGSGHDALAWVKANHVDLILLDVGLPDMDGREVCKLMRKAGVRAPIVMLTGADSDADTILGLESGANDYVTKPFRFAVLLARIRAQLRQHETSEDAVFPIGPYTFKPAQKLLVTEDGKQKIRLTDKETSILRYLYRAGRPVSREVLLAEVWGYNAAVTTHTLETHVYRLRQKIETDPSNARLLITEEGGYRLSP
- a CDS encoding LON peptidase substrate-binding domain-containing protein, yielding MSGARQGQRRTEAYRTLADLPARVPVFPLTGALLLPRGRLPLNIFEPRYLAMVNDALGGDRVIAMVQPTPCPAADAEAPDLYRVGCLGRLTQFSETGDGRYLITLTGVCRFRLGRELAVDTPYRQVVPEYDDFLRDLGEDDGDISNRPRFLKALNAYLQANRLDADWGSIEGAPAESLVNTLAMLLPFEPQEKQALLQAPTLTERADALLALLELAAAGRAGGMN
- a CDS encoding aminotransferase, with the protein product MTVMPPNDTVLTPQETARLRALDARHHMHPFSDQAALAAQGARIFTRAKGCYLWDSEGRRYLDGMAGLWCVQVGYGREELVEAAARTMRDLSYYNTFFQCSHPYATELAARIAEKTPKGLDYVMFAGSGSEANDTALKMARFYWTARGEPNRQWVVARVRAYHGVTLAAASVSGLEPMYAQFGNPVIPTLRMMAPYWYGPGIEGGMSPDEFGLTAARQIEKAIEAAGPGKIGTMIAEPIQGAGGLLIPPDTYWPEVQRLCAEHDILLIADEVVSGFGRTGHWFGSQLFDIQPDIMTMAKGLTSGYVPMSATVMGPKVADAVRNAGTEVAHGYTYSGHPVTAAVALANLEVIEREGLVERVRDDIGPYFQEQLRTLSGLPHVGEIRGVGLLGAIELVRETEPRRFFDPLGRMGLAVRNHATANGLIMRAVGDTLILSPPFVISHAEVDELIALARKAILAGADDYAGGRIQGLPR
- the ribA gene encoding GTP cyclohydrolase II; protein product: MSDSFKPTAIARAERAGADLRRGLPAIVAVSGGDFLVLAAEKADSATLSRLRERTGPLFLALTPERADTLKIRRYSEGAVLVPVTPETGLDDIAAAVDPADDLDHPLKGPYLAERDPGAARDAAVAGFALAKRMRLLPALLLQPIAQDDPLRADLLSVSAGDVAEAAREDWEGLERVVSARLPLDAAENARIVAYRPHGSAGQEHFAIVVGDIDASKPVLVRLHSECFTGDLLGSLKCDCGPQLRGALARIGREGAGIVLYLAQEGRGIGLLNKLRAYHLQDQGFDTVEANVRLGFGIDERHFALAARMLRDLGVARVRLLTNNPGKVAGLEAEGIAVEGRVPLVFTPNPHNEDYLRTKALKTGHLF
- a CDS encoding L,D-transpeptidase family protein, which encodes MRLVVAPDGRARFGSWEMRCAIGRGGVVADKHEGDGATPAGIVHPVAVLYRSGRVIPPATALPLTPIRPGDGWCDAPGDPAYNGPVRHPYRAGAEHLWRADHLYDLVVVTDHNRDPAIPGAGSAVFLHLARPGYAPTEGCIAFARADLRRLVSRLTPETGIEVLPG
- a CDS encoding Trm112 family protein gives rise to the protein MTERTHQVDPKLLEILVCPLTKGPLEYDREGQRLISRRAGLAFPIRDGIPILLPDEAESLEDTEAGR
- a CDS encoding prolyl-tRNA synthetase associated domain-containing protein — translated: MSTQQDAPLDEQALLARLSGLGITVTHHRHPPLFTVEDSQTLRGDIPGAHTKNLFLKDKKGRIYLVTTLEDRPIRMKALERLIGSARLSFGKPELLEEVLGVKPGSVTPLAVVNDREGLVDLVLDADLLAQGTVNVHPLHNEATLTMSADDLVRFVAENGHAPHIMSLKDAETD